One Ananas comosus cultivar F153 linkage group 23, ASM154086v1, whole genome shotgun sequence genomic window carries:
- the LOC109728343 gene encoding WUSCHEL-related homeobox 3-like codes for MPQTPSTRWCPTPEQLMILEEMYRSGVRTPNAAQIQQITAHLSFYGKIEGKNVFYWFQNHKARDRQKLRRRLSRHQQMLHHQLGHHPDQEASPPPPSTPPPAAATASGSHPNIQLHPHNSSPFFHQGYFQEAVDMQGMDLVGKLGAGESSEEESTNAYDHQEWMTMMGLSCTASTSLPPSCKPPKTLDLFPLKSSGLKDECTSSKSSSCSTSTN; via the exons aTGCCGCAGACCCCCTCGACTCGGTGGTGTCCGACGCCGGAGCAGCTGATGATACTGGAGGAGATGTATCGAAGCGGGGTTCGGACGCCGAACGCCGCGCAAATACAGCAGATCACAGCCCACCTCTCGTTTTACGGGAAGATCGAGGGGAAGAATGTGTTCTATTGGTTTCAGAACCACAAGGCGAGGGACCGGCAGAAGCTGAGGCGGCGGCTTAGCCGCCACCAGCAGATGCTTCATCACCAGCTCGGCCACCACCCGGATCAGGAAgcttctcctccccctccttcgACACCGCCGCCCGCGGCTGCCACCGCTTCTGGTTCCCATCCTAATATTCAACTCCACCCACACAACTCATCTCCCTTTTTTCATCAG GGCTACTTCCAAGAGGCAGTAGACATGCAAGGAATGGATTTGGTGGGCAAGTTGGGTGCTGGTGAAAGCTCAGAAGAAGAGTCAACAAATGCATATGATCATCAAGAATGGATGACTATGATGGGCCTCAGTTGTACTGCTAGTACATCTCTCCCACCATCCTGCAAAcctcccaaaaccctagatctctTTCCCCTCAAGAGCAGTGGCCTCAAAGATGAATGCACCTCCTCTAAATCCTCCTCATGCTCCACCTCCACCAATTAA